The following coding sequences are from one Humulus lupulus chromosome X, drHumLupu1.1, whole genome shotgun sequence window:
- the LOC133803479 gene encoding glutathione S-transferase-like: MAAPVKVFGPPMSTAVSRVLACLIEKDVDFQLISVNMSKGEHKKPEFLKIQPFGQVPAFQDESISLFESRSICRYICEKHADKGNKGLYGTNPLAKASIDQWLEAEAQSFNPPSSVLVFQLAFAPMMKIKQNPSAIKENEDKLAKVLQVYDKRLGESRFLAGDEFSLADLSHLPNTNYLVAAAKDKMEDLFTSNENVGRWWAEISSRDSWKEVVRMQKNTPN, translated from the exons AGTGTCCAGGGTTCTGGCCTGTCTAATTGAGAAAGACGTCGACTTTCAGCTCATTTCAGTTAACATGTCCAAAGGCGAACACAAGAAACCTGAATTTCTCAAGATCCAG CCCTTCGGCCAAGTTCCAGCTTTTCAAGATGAGAGCATTTCCCTCTTCG AATCCAGATCCATATGCCGCTACATATGCGAGAAGCATGCAGATAAAGGGAACAAAGGGTTGTACGGAACAAACCCATTAGCTAAAGCCTCCATAGATCAGTGGTTAGAAGCCGAAGCTCAAAGCTTCAACCCACCGAGCTCTGTTCTGGTGTTTCAGCTTGCGTTCGCGCCTATGATGAAGATCAAGCAAAACCCTTCTGCGATCAAGGAGAACGAGGATAAATTGGCTAAGGTTCTCCAAGTTTACGATAAGAGACTCGGCGAGAGCCGTTTCTTGGCCGGCGATGAATTTTCTCTGGCCGATCTTTCTCACTTGCCAAACACCAACTACTTAGTCGCGGCGGCTAAGGATAAGATGGAAGACCTTTTTACTTCGAACGAGAACGTGGGCAGATGGTGGGCTGAGATTTCGAGCAGAGACTCGTGGAAGGAGGTGGTTCGGATGCAGAAGAACACCCCCAATTGA
- the LOC133804514 gene encoding high mobility group B protein 9 has translation MSPVDTNKGWNGVQDMNYPAPLASHEDVANDPIVFWDTLRRFHFLMNTKFMIPVIGGKELDLHILYVEVTRRGGFEKVVAEKKWREVGTIFMFSPTTTSASFVLRKHYISLLYHYEQVHFFNMQGSLCSPSVTFPVCTRPCKSELAIVQYSPKPMNDFPLNQDIEGIGTIDGKFDCGYLVTVKLGSEVLTGVLYHPEEEGSASPVADPNNAIVPYTGKPRHSRRRRKSKRRGDPNYPKPNRSGYNFFFAEKHYKLKSLYPNREREFTKMIGESWTNLSPEERTVYQNIGLKDKERYRRELKEYKESMKLRQQTMEENI, from the exons ATGTCGCCGGTGGATACCAACAAGGGCTGGAATGGTGTGCAGGATATGAACTATCCCGCGCCACTTGCTTCCCATGAGGATGTTGCTAACGACCCTATTGTGTTTTGGGATACTCTAAGGCGTTTTCATTTTCTGATGAATACCAAGTTTAT GATTCCTGTGATTGGAGGGAAAGAGCTGGATTTGCATATATTATACGTTGAGGTAACAAGAAGAGGTGGTTTTGAGAAG GTTGTAGCAGAGAAGAAATGGAGGGAAGTGGGTACTATATTCATGTTCTCTCCAACAACAACAAGTGCTTCTTTTGTGTTAAGAAAACACTACATAAGTCTTCTTTATCACTATGAACAAGTTCACTTCTTTAACATGCAAGGTTCTCTGTGCAGCCCTTCAG TTACATTTCCCGTCTGCACCCGCCCCTGCAAATCAGAATTGGCTATAGTGCAATACTCTCCCAAACCCATGAACGATTTTCCCTTAAACCAGGATATAGAAG GTATAGGAACTATTGATGGAAAATTTGACTGTGGTTATTTGGTGACTGTGAAGCTGGGGTCGGAGGTACTGACTGGAGTACTGTATCATCCAGAAGAAGAAGGCTCTGCTAGCCCAGTTGCTGATCCAAACAATGCCATAGTACCTTACACCGGGAAACCTCGCCATTCTCGTCGTAGAAGGAAGAGTAAAAGAAGAGGAGACCCCAATTATCCAAAACCCAATAGGAGTGGATACAACTTCTTCTTCGCTGAAAAGCATTACAAGCTCAAATCCCTCTACCCAAACAGAGAGCGTGAGTTCACTAAGATGATTGGGGAGTCTTGGACCAATCTCAGCCCAGAAGAGAGGACG GTTTATCAGAATATTGGGTTGAAAGACAAAGAAAGATACAGGAGGGAGTTGAAAGAATATAAAGAGAGCATGAAACTGAGGCAGCAGACAATGGAAGAGAATATTTGA